Proteins encoded within one genomic window of Siniperca chuatsi isolate FFG_IHB_CAS linkage group LG4, ASM2008510v1, whole genome shotgun sequence:
- the LOC122875479 gene encoding endonuclease domain-containing 1 protein-like — protein MISLRWYEAQRRKNPHSRTTFQKGLNALWRPTARFVMIVYRTDQTFICLIIIVMAGAEVQENLSPECKQFLYMGTLPRGLEEQPFKKICQFYAGTPRFVTLYDTFNHVPVYSAYTFKRSDGSKKVDVPWMYEPQLSTVSGSREMQQFPSENIHRRFEDAQAVLDDYSNTVIFERGQLNPDEHQAHPDDKASTYTLTNVVPQVREFNIGPWKNHKHTIRRRLNNYCRGTAYMVTGVTNSGHTIRRQNINRLGIPTYLWSAYCCIDFDHNAPYSERSKFPAFAAHGLNDRENNKVQEMTVQQLEDFLKRVTYVGSSFQVFYDNCVPPNSANSALHLP, from the exons ATGATATCCCTGAGATGGTATGAagcacagaggaggaaaaatcCACACAGTAGGACGACGTTTCAAAAGGGATTAAATGCACTGTGGAGACCCACTGCGCGTTTCGTCATGATTGTCTACAGAACAGATCAAACGTTCATCTGTCTTATCATCATTGTGATGGCAGGAGCAGAGGTGCAGGAAAACCTCTCACCTGAGTGTAAACAGTTCCTGTACATGGGCACACTGCCTCGAGGGCTTGAGGAGCAGCCTTTTAAAAAGATTTGCCAGTTCTACGCGGGCACTCCACGATTTGTCACCTTGTATGACACCTTCAACCACGTCCCTGTTTATTCTGCGTACACCTTCAAGCGATCGGACGGCTCCAAGAAGGTTGATGTGCCTTGGATGTATGAGCCACAG CTCTCCACAGTGTCTGGCTCACGTGAGATGCAGCAGTTCCCTTCTGAAAACATTCATAGGCGTTTTGAGGATGCTCAGGCTGTGCTTGACGACTACTCTAACACTGTAATCTTTGAACGTGGTCAGCTGAATCCAGACGAGCACCAGGCCCACCCTGATGACAAAGCATCCACCTACACTCTGACGAATGTGGTCCCACAGGTCAGAGAGTTCAACATCGGTCCCTGGAAAAACCACAAGCACACCATCCGCAGGCGGCTCAACAACTACTGCCGTGGCACCGCCTATATGGTCACCGGGGTCACCAACTCAGGGCACACAATCCGCCGGCAGAACATCAACCGCCTGGGCATCCCCACCTATCTCTGGTCAGCCTACtgttgcattgattttgatcacAATGCACCATACTCAGAGCGCTCAAAGTTTCCTGCGTTTGCAGCTCATGGGCTCAACGACAGGGAGAATAATAAGGTTCAAGAGATGACGgtgcagcagctggaggactTCCTGAAGAGGGTAACTTATGTCGGCAGCTCTTTCCAGGTCTTCTATGACAACTGTGTGCCTCCTAATAGTGCTAATAGTGCCCTGCACCtgccttga
- the pus7 gene encoding pseudouridylate synthase 7 homolog yields the protein MAESEPVAVPVQVGEKRGCPEDEEKDTPSKKPRVDKDDKNGGPPHQDEGEEPEGEAGDGEEDGETFADMMKHGLTELDVGILKYVSDHEGFSGILKERYSDFVVHEINKQGKIVHLDDLSIPAEAEEVPEAQQQPQESDVLTEEQKKQLGELQLFKNKETSVSIEVMDDTKEKRTLVHKAIKTQYPGLETKTEEKEGRKFIVAYHAAGKTALAAPRKHFWPKNRGSFCHFVLYKENKDTMDAINVLSKFLRLRPNMFSYMGTKDKRAITVQEIAVLKITAERLAHLNKCLMNLKLGNFCYKNHPLKLGELQGNHFTVVIRNISGTDEQVHQAMTSLKQTGFINYYGMQRFGTTAVPTQQVGRAILKNDWNEVMDLILKPRPGAEKEFLVRCREEWAKTQDPEAALRKLPNKRCVEGQLLRGLSMYGKKNIVTAFGLIPRNNRLMYIHSYQSVVWNTMVSRRIEAFGLKAVEGDLVLRGTTAHVLSAEEAESRSIHDIVMPLPGFDVIYPSHHVGKGYRELLSADGLDIDNMRHKVKDYSLAGAYRRIIIRPSDVSWEVIQYDDPRISLVHSDFEKLEKIPAPVFNKEGKYRALRMEFSLPPSTYATMAVREVLKLDTSIKKQTQLNTTWYN from the exons ATGGCTGAATCAGAGCCCGTGGCTGTCCCTGTCCAGGTTGGAGAAAAGAGAGGCTGTCCagaggatgaagagaaagaCACACCATCAAAGAAACCCAGAGTTGATAAGGATGACAAGAATGGAGGCCCTCCCCACCAAGATGAGGGGGAAGAGCCCGAGGGCGAGGCAGgtgatggagaggaggatggtGAGACGTTTGCTGATATGATGAAGCATGGCCTCACTGAGTTGGATGTGGGCATCCTGAAGTATGTCAGTGACCACGAGGGCTTCTCAGGAATCTTGAAGGAAAG ATATTCTGATTTCGTTGTGcatgaaatcaacaaacaaggCAAGATTGTGCATTTAGATGACCTCTCTATTCCTGCAGAGGCTGAG GAAGTCCCAGAGGCTCAACAGCAGCCACAGGAATCTGATGTGCTGACTGAAGAGCAGAAGAAGCAGCTTGGGGAGCTGCAGCTCTTCAAGAATAAAGAGACCAGTGTCTCTATTGAG GTGATGGACGATACAAAAGAGAAGCGGACGCTGGTACACAAAGCCATCAAGACTCAGTATCCTGGTctggagacaaagacagaagagaaggaggggcGCAAGTTCATAGTGGCCTACCATGCTGCTGGGAAGACAGCTCTAGCAG CTCCAAGGAAACACTTCTGGCCCAAAAACCGCGGCAGTTTCTGCCACTTTGTCCTCTACAAGGAGAACAAGGACACCATGGACGCTATCAATGTGCTTTCAAAGTTCCTCAG GCTTAGACCCAACATGTTTTCCTACATGGGAACCAAGGACAAGAGAGCCATCACTGTGCAGGAGATTGCAGTGCTCAA GATCACAGCAGAGAGATTGGCTCACCTCAACAAGTGCCTCATGAACCTCAAGCTGGGAAACTTTTGCTACAAAAACCACCCTCTTAAGCTGGGGGAGCTGCAGGGAAACCACTTCACTGTGGTCAtcag GAACATCTCAGGGACAGATGAACAGGTCCATCAGGCCATGACTTCCCTCAAGCAGACAGGCTTCATCAACTACTATGGCATGCAGCGCTTTGGCACCACAGCTGTGCCTACACAACAAGTTGGCAG GGCcatcttgaaaaatgactggaATGAGGTCATGGATTTAATTCTGAAGCCTCGTCCCGGCG CGGAGAAAGAATTCCTGGTCCGCTGCAGGGAGGAGTGGGCAAAGACTCAGGACCCAGAGGCAGCCCTGAGAAAGCTGCCCAACAAGCGGTGTGTGGAGGGGCAGCTGCTGCGAGGCCTGTCTATGTATGGCAAGAAGAACATCGTCACTGCCTTTGGACTG aTCCCTCGTAACAACCGTCTGATGTACATCCACAGCTACCAGAGCGTTGTGTGGAACACCATGGTGAGCCGGAGAATCGAAGCCTTTGGCCTGAAGGCTGTGGAGGGGGATCTGGTTCTCAGAGGAA CCACAGCACACGTACTGTCTGCAGAGGAGGCCGAGAGTCGCTCCATCCATGACATTGTGATGCCACTTCCTGGGTTTGATGTCATCTACCCCTCTCATCACG tGGGTAAAGGTTACAGagagctgctctctgctgacGGGTTGGACATTGACAACATGAGACACAAAGTGAAGGACTATTCTCTGGCTGGAGCCTACAGACGCATCATCATCAGACCCAGTGATGTCAGCTG GGAGGTGATTCAGTATGATGACCCTAGGATCTCCCTTGTGCATAGTGATTTTGAGAAACTGGAGAAGATCCCCGCTCCCGTCTTCAACAAAG AGGGGAAGTATCGGGCTCTGCGGATGGAGTTCTCCCTGCCTCCCTCAACCTATGCTACCATGGCAGTCAGAGAGGTCCTCAAGTTGGACACTAGCATcaagaaacagacacagctcAACACCACCTGGTACAACTGA